A region of Streptomyces sp. TG1A-60 DNA encodes the following proteins:
- the metG gene encoding methionine--tRNA ligase, with protein MAATGSEKQGRKAYYVSTPIYYVNDAPHLGHAYTTVAGDVLTRWHRQRGERVWYLTGTDEHGQKIMRTAEANGVSPQEWADKLVDEAWKPLWEHLEIANDDFIRTTEKRHTDRVQEFVQDLHDKGEIYKGGYEGPYCVGCEEYKLPGDLIEAEDGTRLCAIHRKPVEILKEENYFFKLSEYGEKLLAHYEANPDFIQPESARNEVVNFVRQGLQDLSISRSTFDWGVPVPWDDKHVIYVWIDALLNYATAVGYNENPEKFENTFPADVHLVGKDILRFHAIIWPAMLMAQNLPLPGKVAANGWLMVGGEKMSKSNLTGIKPQDLTSHFGVDAYRWYFLRAIAFGQDGSFSWEDFSARYTSELANDYGNLASRVAAMVGKYFGGTLPEATAAGEAEKAIQGGLAEAVAEADRRIGDDLDFQGGILAIFDFVKQVNGYITEQEPWKVAKDDSPEGRARLATILYTAAESLRAVAVLLNPVMPDTSQKLWDSLGADAVLGALSDQRVADAAAWGRLPAGATVTKGAVLFPRLEEKPSA; from the coding sequence ATGGCGGCCACTGGATCCGAGAAGCAGGGCAGGAAGGCGTACTACGTCTCCACCCCCATTTATTACGTCAACGACGCTCCTCACCTGGGCCACGCCTATACGACCGTCGCAGGCGACGTGCTCACCCGCTGGCACCGTCAGCGCGGCGAGCGGGTGTGGTATCTCACCGGCACGGACGAGCACGGTCAGAAGATCATGCGCACCGCGGAGGCGAACGGCGTCAGCCCGCAGGAGTGGGCGGACAAGCTCGTCGACGAAGCCTGGAAGCCCCTCTGGGAACACCTGGAGATCGCGAACGACGACTTCATCCGTACGACGGAGAAGCGTCACACGGACCGCGTCCAGGAGTTCGTCCAGGACCTCCACGACAAGGGCGAGATCTACAAGGGCGGCTACGAGGGCCCGTACTGCGTGGGCTGTGAGGAGTACAAGCTTCCCGGCGACCTCATCGAGGCCGAGGACGGCACGAGGCTGTGTGCCATCCACAGGAAGCCGGTGGAGATCCTCAAGGAGGAGAACTACTTCTTCAAGCTCAGTGAGTACGGCGAGAAGCTGCTCGCCCACTACGAGGCGAACCCGGACTTCATCCAGCCCGAGTCGGCGCGCAACGAGGTCGTGAACTTCGTCCGCCAGGGCCTCCAGGACCTCTCCATCTCCCGTTCCACCTTCGACTGGGGTGTCCCGGTCCCGTGGGACGACAAGCACGTGATCTACGTGTGGATCGACGCGCTGCTGAACTACGCGACGGCGGTCGGCTACAACGAGAACCCGGAGAAGTTCGAGAACACCTTCCCCGCCGACGTGCACCTGGTCGGCAAGGACATCCTCCGCTTCCACGCGATCATCTGGCCCGCGATGCTGATGGCGCAGAACCTCCCGCTACCGGGCAAGGTCGCGGCCAACGGCTGGCTGATGGTCGGCGGTGAGAAGATGTCGAAGTCGAATCTGACGGGCATCAAGCCGCAGGACCTGACGTCGCACTTCGGTGTGGACGCGTACCGCTGGTACTTCCTGCGCGCCATCGCGTTCGGCCAGGACGGCTCGTTCTCCTGGGAGGACTTCTCCGCCCGTTACACGAGCGAGCTGGCGAACGACTACGGCAACCTCGCGTCGCGCGTGGCCGCGATGGTCGGCAAGTACTTCGGCGGCACACTGCCGGAGGCGACGGCCGCAGGCGAGGCCGAGAAGGCGATCCAGGGCGGCCTGGCCGAGGCGGTGGCCGAGGCCGACCGCCGTATCGGCGACGACCTGGACTTCCAGGGCGGCATCCTGGCGATCTTCGACTTCGTGAAGCAGGTCAACGGCTACATCACGGAACAGGAGCCGTGGAAGGTGGCCAAGGACGATTCACCGGAGGGCCGGGCCCGCCTGGCGACGATCCTCTACACGGCCGCGGAGTCGCTCCGCGCGGTGGCGGTCCTGCTCAACCCGGTCATGCCGGACACCTCGCAGAAGCTCTGGGACTCCCTCGGCGCGGACGCCGTTCTCGGCGCGCTCTCCGACCAGAGGGTCGCAGACGCCGCCGCCTGGGGCCGGCTCCCGGCGGGCGCGACGGTCACCAAGGGCGCGGTGCTCTTCCCGCGTCTGGAGGAGAAGCCGAGCGCGTAG
- the metG gene encoding methionine--tRNA ligase, which translates to MARHLITSALPYINGIKHLGNMVGSMLPADVYARYLRQRGHDVLYICATDEHGTPAELAAKERGLPVAEFCAQAHDAQKAVYDGFALAFDYFGRSSSPQNVEITQHFARRLKENGFIEERAIRQVYSPADGRFLPDRYVEGTCPHCGYDKARGDQCENCTRVLDPTDLVDPRSAISGSTDLEVRETKHLFLLQSKLQHEVEAWVAAHEEEWPQLSSSIARKWLNEGLHDRAITRDLDWGVPVPADTWPELAAEGKVFYVWFDAPIEYIGATKEWSDAAPDDETRGWKSWWYEADSGDNPVRYTQFMAKDNVPFHTVMFPATELGIREPWKKVDYVKAFNWLTYYGGKFSTSQKRGVFTDQALEILPADYWRYFLIANAPESDDSSFTWEHFTATVNKDLADTLGNFVNRVLSFSRKRFGDEVPAGAAPGEPEARLGEEITRLLTEYESQMEALQFRKAATALRALWSAGNSYLEEKAPWLQIKTDQDGAALTLRTAMNLIHLYAVVSAPFIPVSSAAMRTAFALRDDTATWVTPEEARALDSVPAGTPFTVPPVLFAKLTEDDLEAYKDRFGGEPAA; encoded by the coding sequence ATGGCTCGACACCTCATCACCAGCGCCCTTCCGTACATCAACGGGATCAAGCACCTGGGCAACATGGTGGGGTCCATGCTCCCGGCGGACGTGTACGCCCGGTACCTCCGCCAGCGCGGCCACGACGTCCTGTACATCTGCGCGACGGACGAGCACGGCACGCCGGCCGAGCTGGCCGCGAAGGAGCGGGGGCTCCCCGTCGCCGAGTTCTGCGCGCAGGCGCACGACGCGCAGAAGGCCGTCTACGACGGTTTCGCGCTCGCGTTCGACTACTTCGGCCGCAGCTCCAGCCCGCAGAACGTCGAGATCACCCAGCACTTCGCGCGCCGCCTGAAGGAGAACGGGTTCATCGAGGAGCGGGCCATCCGCCAGGTGTACTCGCCCGCCGACGGCCGCTTCCTCCCGGACCGCTACGTCGAGGGCACCTGCCCGCACTGCGGCTACGACAAGGCCCGCGGCGACCAGTGCGAGAACTGCACCCGCGTCCTCGACCCCACCGACCTCGTCGACCCGCGCTCGGCGATCTCCGGCTCCACCGACCTGGAGGTCCGCGAGACCAAGCACCTCTTCCTCCTCCAGTCCAAGCTCCAGCACGAGGTGGAGGCCTGGGTCGCCGCGCACGAGGAGGAGTGGCCACAGCTGTCGTCCTCCATCGCCCGCAAGTGGCTGAACGAGGGCCTGCACGACCGCGCCATCACCCGTGACCTGGACTGGGGCGTACCGGTCCCGGCCGACACCTGGCCGGAACTGGCGGCCGAGGGCAAGGTCTTCTACGTCTGGTTCGACGCCCCGATCGAGTACATCGGCGCGACGAAGGAGTGGTCGGACGCCGCCCCGGACGACGAGACCCGGGGCTGGAAGTCCTGGTGGTACGAGGCGGACTCCGGCGACAACCCCGTCCGCTACACGCAGTTCATGGCGAAGGACAACGTCCCCTTCCACACGGTGATGTTCCCGGCCACCGAGCTGGGCATCCGTGAGCCGTGGAAGAAGGTCGACTACGTCAAGGCCTTCAACTGGCTGACGTACTACGGCGGGAAGTTCTCCACCTCGCAGAAGCGGGGCGTCTTCACCGACCAGGCCCTGGAGATCCTTCCGGCGGACTACTGGCGCTACTTCCTGATCGCCAACGCGCCCGAGTCGGACGACTCGTCCTTCACCTGGGAGCACTTCACCGCCACGGTCAACAAGGACCTCGCCGACACCCTCGGCAACTTCGTCAACCGCGTCCTGTCCTTCTCCCGCAAGCGCTTCGGCGACGAGGTGCCGGCCGGCGCGGCGCCCGGCGAGCCGGAGGCGCGGCTCGGCGAGGAGATCACCCGCCTTCTCACCGAGTACGAGTCGCAGATGGAGGCCCTCCAGTTCCGCAAGGCCGCCACGGCCCTGCGCGCCCTGTGGTCGGCGGGCAACTCCTACCTGGAGGAGAAGGCCCCCTGGCTGCAGATCAAGACCGACCAGGACGGCGCGGCCCTCACCCTCCGCACCGCCATGAACCTCATCCACCTCTACGCGGTGGTCTCCGCGCCGTTCATCCCGGTCTCCTCGGCCGCCATGCGCACCGCCTTCGCCCTCAGGGACGACACGGCCACCTGGGTCACGCCGGAGGAGGCCAGGGCCCTCGACTCCGTCCCGGCCGGCACCCCCTTCACCGTCCCCCCGGTCCTCTTCGCCAAGCTGACGGAGGACGACCTGGAGGCGTACAAGGACCGCTTCGGCGGCGAGCCCGCCGCGTAA
- a CDS encoding polysaccharide lyase family 1 protein: MASAYSRPSHRRSLRRRRTLVVSAAAVAAAVGVGVLVVNANAGPVDLYHQVLPAKDGWAAAGSGTTGGTKADAAHTFTVSTRAQLVKALGSATDTAPRIIKIKGMINANSNASGKKLTCADYASGTGYSLSAYLKAFHPATYGKKAPKGPQETARKAAAVKQKKNIVFRVPSNTTIVGVPGTKAGILGGSVLVQNVKNVIMRNLTFADTRDCFPQWDPTDGSSGEWNSNYDSVSLRGATNVWADHNTFTDAPTFDKTQATHFGRKYQVHDGALDITNGSDLVTVERNRFLNHDKTMLIGSSDTDSKGKLRVTIHHNVWKGIGQRAPLARIGRIHLYNNVYDTTTVNGYASRYSIDSRAKAQVVAERNVWKIPAGAKAARLLSGDGTGSVAGTGNLVNGKATDIVAAYNAANSSKKLKTTANWKPTLTSGLQASVRNLLTDLTSTTGAGTLS; the protein is encoded by the coding sequence GTGGCCTCTGCCTACTCGCGCCCGTCCCACCGCCGGTCCCTCCGCAGGCGCCGTACCCTCGTGGTCTCCGCCGCCGCCGTGGCCGCCGCTGTCGGCGTTGGCGTCCTCGTGGTGAACGCCAACGCCGGGCCCGTGGACCTCTACCACCAGGTGCTGCCCGCGAAGGACGGCTGGGCGGCGGCCGGCTCCGGCACGACCGGCGGTACGAAGGCCGACGCCGCGCACACCTTCACGGTGTCCACCCGGGCGCAGCTGGTGAAGGCGCTGGGCTCCGCCACGGACACCGCCCCCCGGATCATCAAGATCAAGGGCATGATCAACGCCAACAGCAACGCCTCCGGCAAGAAGCTGACCTGCGCGGACTACGCCTCCGGCACCGGCTACTCGCTCTCCGCCTACCTCAAGGCGTTCCATCCGGCGACCTACGGCAAGAAGGCGCCGAAGGGCCCCCAGGAGACCGCACGCAAGGCCGCCGCGGTCAAGCAGAAGAAGAACATCGTCTTCAGGGTGCCGTCCAACACCACCATCGTCGGCGTCCCCGGCACCAAGGCCGGCATCCTCGGCGGCAGTGTCCTGGTCCAGAACGTCAAGAACGTCATCATGCGCAACCTCACCTTCGCCGACACCCGGGACTGCTTCCCGCAGTGGGACCCGACCGACGGCTCGTCCGGCGAGTGGAACTCCAACTACGACTCCGTCTCGTTGCGCGGCGCGACCAACGTCTGGGCCGACCACAACACGTTCACCGACGCGCCGACCTTCGACAAGACCCAGGCGACGCACTTCGGCCGCAAGTACCAGGTCCACGACGGCGCCCTCGACATCACCAACGGCTCCGACCTGGTGACCGTCGAGCGCAACCGGTTCCTCAACCACGACAAGACGATGCTGATCGGCTCCAGCGACACCGACTCCAAGGGCAAGCTGCGCGTCACCATCCACCACAACGTGTGGAAGGGCATCGGCCAGCGCGCCCCGCTGGCCCGCATCGGCCGGATCCACCTCTACAACAACGTCTACGACACCACCACGGTCAACGGCTACGCCTCCAGGTACAGCATCGACAGCCGGGCGAAGGCCCAGGTCGTCGCCGAGCGCAACGTCTGGAAGATCCCCGCCGGCGCGAAGGCCGCCAGGCTGCTGAGCGGCGACGGCACGGGCTCGGTCGCCGGCACGGGCAACCTCGTCAACGGCAAGGCCACCGACATCGTCGCCGCGTACAACGCCGCGAACTCCTCGAAGAAGCTGAAGACCACCGCCAACTGGAAGCCGACCCTCACGTCCGGCCTCCAGGCCTCGGTCAGGAACCTGCTGACCGACCTGACGAGCACGACGGGCGCGGGCACCCTCTCGTAG
- a CDS encoding CAP domain-containing protein yields the protein MTENAKLTKAAQDHSQDMADHKNMSHTGSDGSSMSDRLARVGYRLSTAGENVAAGYGTPESVMDGWMNSPGHKANILNCAFKEVGIGLAGPGNYWTQNFGSPA from the coding sequence GTGACCGAGAACGCCAAGCTCACCAAGGCCGCTCAGGACCACAGCCAGGACATGGCCGATCACAAGAACATGTCCCACACCGGTTCCGACGGCTCGTCCATGAGCGACCGGCTCGCCCGTGTCGGGTACAGGTTGAGTACGGCGGGCGAGAACGTCGCGGCCGGGTACGGCACCCCCGAGAGCGTCATGGACGGCTGGATGAACAGCCCCGGACACAAGGCCAACATCCTCAACTGCGCCTTCAAGGAGGTCGGCATCGGCCTGGCCGGGCCGGGCAACTACTGGACGCAGAACTTCGGGTCGCCCGCGTAG
- a CDS encoding S8 family serine peptidase, with amino-acid sequence MTNHHISPRAAVTLLAPLLGGALTVTAVIAPTFAADADSTGSDGSHGADTYIVKLADAPVAAYEGGLPRLKRTAPATGRRLDADSAKVEKYVAHLDDRRERVLDAVPGVETLHDYSYTFNGFAAELTGRQAAKLTTTPGVVSVTRNTVAQLTSAGPDHGPGADAAGRAGVDVRAEADTPAPEAQQPPSDGKATGNGRTGGRKAASEGSARFPDTPRLLGLSGKKGLWAKAGGPDHAGEGVIVGIVDTGVDPSNPMLAALPEPRPDAEAIAKKWHGDCVPGDDPAHKVTCNNKVIGAQWFGADRPDPDGEDIPSAMDTDSHGTHTGTTAAGNHGVAASVPGSNAEGTLSGVAPAARLAYYKACWSAGCPVVDTTAAIDKAVADGVDVLNYSIGGALPDPVSMEAMFNAAKAGVFIAASANNGGPDTVEHTGPWVTTVAAATHDTEYTASLVLGDGRRYTNPSLNPGVASAPLVEATAVRKDGADAGPAALCTPGTLDPERAKGKIIVCDRGGEGLFVVDKAEEVRAAGGKAIVLANSPTSAQDYFAYVFSVPVVQVSAEDAPAVHAYASGAGATAEFTPTKSAHRATREITSFSSSGPDHYSDGDLLKPDIASFGASVPAGVVPGGGYTGQFGFADGTSMSSPHVAGLAALLRQLRPDWSPMEIKSALMTTATTTDENGDPIGRAQADSASPLDYGAGLPRVTRAADPGLVYDSTSADWTAYLCAIGQKPVTESGGDACPTAAKTDPSDLNHPSISVGDLLGVQTVTRTVTNVSAETATYKAKLRTPQGFRAEVTPKRLTVAPGGSASYKVTVEHTSAAYDNWSFGSLTLSDAHSRHEVTSPIALRAVLFAAPNEVTVTGGDTATLTPGVGWDGELTAKASLYTGEKTTGTLTGTDQSAFWESQHTNDAVVKHRVHVPEGALFTRFAISSADYLPGSDIDLYAFDTDGNHVGDWADVGSDEHVDLPPGDYDVYVLQYELPAGTTSQQYTLWSWKVGQGTPAVTPTATPAEQSVSAGDHPDVKVSWPEATRGERYVGVVEFGDGSAVVGHTPLTVRP; translated from the coding sequence TTGACGAACCATCACATAAGCCCGAGGGCGGCCGTCACCCTGCTGGCGCCGCTGCTCGGCGGAGCCCTGACCGTCACGGCGGTCATCGCTCCCACCTTCGCCGCCGACGCCGACTCCACGGGGAGCGACGGAAGTCACGGCGCCGACACCTACATCGTCAAGCTGGCCGACGCGCCCGTCGCCGCGTACGAGGGCGGGCTGCCCCGCCTGAAGCGGACGGCGCCCGCGACGGGCAGGCGGCTCGACGCCGACTCCGCCAAGGTCGAGAAGTACGTGGCACACCTGGACGACCGCCGGGAGCGCGTCCTCGACGCCGTGCCCGGGGTCGAGACGCTCCACGACTACTCCTACACGTTCAACGGATTCGCCGCCGAGCTGACCGGCCGACAGGCCGCGAAGCTGACCACGACGCCGGGGGTCGTCTCGGTGACCCGCAACACGGTCGCCCAGCTGACGTCGGCGGGGCCGGACCACGGGCCGGGGGCGGATGCCGCCGGCCGGGCCGGAGTGGACGTCCGGGCCGAGGCCGACACCCCGGCCCCCGAGGCCCAGCAGCCGCCCTCCGACGGCAAGGCCACCGGCAACGGCAGGACCGGCGGCAGGAAGGCCGCGTCTGAGGGCTCGGCCCGGTTCCCCGACACCCCCCGTCTCCTCGGCCTCTCCGGCAAGAAGGGCCTCTGGGCGAAGGCCGGCGGCCCCGACCACGCCGGAGAAGGCGTCATCGTCGGGATCGTGGACACCGGGGTCGACCCGTCGAACCCGATGCTCGCCGCCCTGCCGGAGCCGCGCCCGGACGCCGAGGCCATCGCGAAGAAGTGGCACGGCGACTGCGTCCCGGGCGACGACCCCGCGCACAAGGTGACCTGCAACAACAAGGTGATCGGCGCGCAGTGGTTCGGCGCGGACAGGCCCGACCCTGACGGCGAGGACATCCCCTCGGCGATGGACACCGACAGCCACGGCACGCACACCGGCACCACGGCCGCCGGGAACCACGGCGTCGCCGCGTCGGTCCCCGGCAGCAACGCCGAGGGCACCCTCAGCGGTGTCGCCCCGGCCGCCCGCCTCGCCTACTACAAGGCGTGCTGGAGCGCCGGCTGCCCGGTCGTGGACACCACGGCCGCGATCGACAAGGCGGTGGCGGACGGCGTCGACGTCCTCAACTACTCCATCGGCGGTGCGCTCCCCGACCCGGTCTCCATGGAGGCCATGTTCAACGCGGCCAAGGCGGGCGTCTTCATCGCCGCGTCGGCCAACAACGGCGGCCCGGACACGGTGGAGCACACCGGCCCGTGGGTCACGACGGTCGCCGCGGCGACGCACGACACCGAGTACACCGCCTCCCTGGTCCTCGGCGACGGCCGCCGCTACACCAACCCCAGCCTGAACCCGGGCGTCGCCTCGGCCCCGCTGGTCGAGGCCACCGCCGTACGGAAGGACGGCGCGGACGCCGGCCCGGCCGCGCTGTGCACGCCGGGCACGCTCGATCCGGAGCGGGCGAAGGGGAAGATCATCGTCTGCGACCGCGGCGGTGAGGGCCTCTTCGTCGTGGACAAGGCGGAGGAGGTCAGGGCGGCGGGTGGCAAGGCAATCGTCCTCGCCAACTCCCCGACCAGTGCCCAGGACTACTTCGCCTACGTCTTCAGCGTGCCCGTCGTCCAGGTGAGCGCGGAGGACGCGCCGGCGGTCCACGCGTACGCCTCCGGTGCCGGCGCGACCGCCGAGTTCACCCCCACGAAGAGCGCCCACCGGGCCACCCGGGAGATCACCTCCTTCTCCTCCAGCGGCCCGGACCACTACAGCGACGGCGACCTGCTCAAGCCCGACATCGCCTCCTTCGGCGCGAGCGTCCCGGCGGGCGTGGTGCCCGGCGGCGGGTACACCGGTCAGTTCGGCTTCGCCGACGGCACGTCGATGTCGTCCCCGCACGTCGCCGGCCTCGCCGCCCTGCTGCGGCAACTGCGTCCCGACTGGTCGCCGATGGAGATCAAGTCGGCGCTGATGACGACGGCCACGACCACCGACGAGAACGGCGACCCCATCGGCCGCGCCCAGGCCGACTCCGCCTCGCCGCTCGACTACGGCGCGGGCCTGCCCCGGGTCACCCGGGCGGCCGACCCCGGTCTGGTCTACGACTCCACCTCCGCCGACTGGACCGCTTACCTCTGCGCGATCGGCCAGAAGCCGGTCACGGAGAGCGGCGGCGACGCCTGCCCCACGGCCGCGAAGACCGACCCCAGCGACCTCAATCACCCGTCCATCTCGGTCGGCGACCTGCTGGGCGTCCAGACGGTGACCCGCACGGTCACCAACGTCTCGGCGGAGACCGCCACGTACAAGGCGAAGCTCCGGACCCCGCAGGGCTTCCGTGCCGAGGTCACCCCGAAGCGGCTGACGGTCGCGCCGGGCGGGTCGGCGTCGTACAAGGTGACCGTCGAGCACACGAGCGCCGCCTACGACAACTGGTCCTTCGGCTCCCTGACACTCAGCGACGCGCACAGCCGCCACGAGGTCACCAGCCCGATCGCCCTGCGCGCCGTGCTGTTCGCGGCCCCGAACGAGGTCACGGTCACCGGCGGTGACACGGCGACGCTGACGCCGGGCGTCGGCTGGGACGGCGAACTGACCGCGAAGGCGTCCCTCTACACCGGCGAGAAGACCACCGGCACCCTCACCGGCACCGACCAGTCCGCCTTCTGGGAGAGCCAGCACACCAACGACGCCGTCGTGAAGCACCGCGTCCACGTCCCCGAGGGCGCCCTCTTCACCCGGTTCGCCATCTCCTCCGCCGACTACCTCCCCGGCAGCGACATCGACCTGTACGCCTTCGACACCGACGGCAACCACGTCGGCGATTGGGCCGACGTCGGCTCCGACGAACACGTGGACCTGCCGCCCGGCGACTACGACGTCTACGTCCTCCAGTACGAGCTGCCGGCCGGCACCACCAGCCAGCAGTACACCCTGTGGAGCTGGAAGGTCGGCCAGGGCACCCCTGCGGTGACCCCCACGGCCACCCCGGCCGAGCAGAGCGTCTCGGCGGGCGACCACCCGGACGTCAAGGTGTCCTGGCCGGAGGCCACACGCGGCGAACGGTACGTCGGCGTCGTCGAGTTCGGCGACGGCTCGGCGGTCGTGGGACACACGCCGCTGACGGTGAGGCCGTAG
- a CDS encoding GPP34 family phosphoprotein has translation MTTSTAASTPTPIPATLGEEILLLSLDDTTGEARLPLRTPHAIAAAALLERSLSGETDDAVLPDDAAKWIYGNSTKEYEKALRGVLDKGLIRKEQRRVLLVFRTTRYPEADATVESALRGRLAEVVLTGAEPDPRTAALISLLHHGDLHTLAFPDADSDESPVKRRMTEIAERHWADPALRRMAETAAAAAAALTAATMATTVVVITTVT, from the coding sequence ATGACCACGTCGACCGCCGCTTCCACCCCCACGCCGATCCCCGCGACCCTCGGCGAGGAGATTCTCCTCCTCTCCCTCGACGACACCACGGGTGAGGCGCGGCTTCCCCTGCGGACGCCTCACGCGATCGCGGCGGCGGCGCTGCTGGAGCGGTCCCTGTCCGGGGAGACGGACGACGCGGTGCTGCCGGACGACGCCGCGAAGTGGATCTACGGGAACAGCACGAAGGAGTACGAGAAAGCCCTGCGGGGAGTGCTGGACAAGGGGTTGATCCGGAAGGAGCAACGCCGGGTCCTCCTCGTCTTCCGTACCACCCGCTACCCGGAGGCCGACGCCACGGTGGAGTCCGCGCTGCGCGGGCGTCTGGCGGAGGTGGTGCTGACGGGCGCCGAACCGGACCCCCGCACCGCCGCCCTGATCAGCCTCCTCCACCACGGCGACCTCCACACCCTCGCCTTCCCGGACGCCGACTCCGACGAGTCCCCGGTCAAACGGCGCATGACCGAGATCGCCGAACGCCACTGGGCCGACCCGGCGCTCCGCCGCATGGCCGAGACGGCGGCTGCCGCCGCGGCGGCCCTCACGGCGGCGACGATGGCGACGACGGTGGTGGTGATCACGACGGTGACGTGA
- the aspS gene encoding aspartate--tRNA ligase — MHRYRSHTCGELRASDVGTDVRLSGWLHNRRDLGGILFIDLRDHYGITQLVARPGTPAYEALDKTSKESTVRVDGKVVSRGTENVNPDLPTGEIEVEVGEVELLGAAAPLPFTINTEDGVNEERRLEYRFLDLRRERMHRNIMLRTAVISAIRHKMTALGFNEMATPILSATSPEGARDFVVPSRLNPGRFYALPQAPQQFKQLLMISGFDRYFQIAPCFRDEDARADRSPGEFYQLDVEMSFVEQEDVFQPIEKLMTELFEEFGGGRHVTSPFPRIPFREAMLKYGSDKPDLRAQLELVDITDVFEGSEFKAFAGKHVRALAVPDVSSQPRKFFDQLGEYAIEQGAKGLAWVRVAEDGSLSGPIAKFLTEENVAELTKRLSLAAGHAVFFGAGGFDEVSKIMGAVRVEAAKRAGHFEEGVFRFCWIVDFPMYEKDEETGKTDFSHNPFSMPQGGLEALETQDPLDILGWQYDIVCNGVELSSGAIRNHEPDIMLKAFEIAGYDRDTVEEQFAGMLRAFRFGAPPHGGIAPGVDRIVMLLADEPNIRETIAFPLNGNAQDLMMGAPTELEEARLRELHLSVRKSQPK, encoded by the coding sequence ATGCATCGGTACAGGTCCCACACCTGCGGCGAGCTCCGCGCCTCTGACGTCGGCACCGACGTCCGGCTGAGCGGCTGGCTGCACAATCGGCGCGACCTGGGCGGCATCCTCTTCATCGATCTGCGCGACCACTACGGCATCACGCAGCTCGTCGCCCGGCCGGGCACCCCGGCGTACGAGGCGCTGGACAAGACCTCCAAGGAGTCGACCGTCCGCGTCGACGGCAAGGTCGTCTCGCGAGGCACCGAGAACGTCAACCCGGACCTGCCGACCGGTGAGATCGAGGTCGAGGTCGGCGAGGTGGAGCTGCTCGGTGCTGCCGCCCCGCTCCCCTTCACGATCAACACCGAGGACGGGGTCAACGAGGAGCGGCGCCTGGAGTACCGCTTCCTGGACCTGCGCCGCGAGCGCATGCACCGCAACATCATGCTGCGTACGGCCGTGATCTCCGCGATCCGTCACAAGATGACGGCGCTGGGCTTCAACGAGATGGCGACCCCGATCCTGTCGGCGACCTCCCCCGAGGGCGCCCGGGACTTCGTCGTCCCGTCGCGCCTGAACCCGGGCAGGTTCTACGCCCTCCCCCAGGCCCCGCAGCAGTTCAAGCAGCTGCTGATGATCTCCGGCTTCGACCGGTACTTCCAGATCGCGCCCTGCTTCCGTGACGAGGACGCGCGCGCGGACCGTTCGCCGGGCGAGTTCTACCAGCTCGACGTGGAGATGTCCTTCGTCGAGCAGGAGGACGTGTTCCAGCCCATCGAGAAGCTCATGACCGAGCTGTTCGAGGAGTTCGGGGGCGGCCGTCACGTCACCTCCCCCTTCCCGCGCATCCCGTTCCGCGAGGCGATGCTCAAGTACGGCTCCGACAAGCCGGACCTGCGCGCCCAACTGGAGCTGGTGGACATCACCGATGTCTTCGAGGGCTCGGAGTTCAAGGCGTTCGCCGGCAAGCACGTGCGCGCGCTCGCCGTGCCGGACGTCTCGTCCCAGCCGCGCAAGTTCTTCGACCAGCTCGGTGAGTACGCCATCGAGCAGGGGGCGAAGGGCCTGGCCTGGGTGCGGGTCGCCGAGGACGGTTCGCTGTCCGGCCCGATCGCCAAGTTCCTCACCGAGGAGAACGTCGCCGAGCTGACCAAGCGTCTGTCGCTGGCCGCGGGCCACGCGGTGTTCTTCGGCGCGGGCGGGTTCGACGAGGTCTCGAAGATCATGGGCGCGGTGCGGGTGGAAGCCGCCAAGCGGGCCGGCCACTTCGAGGAGGGCGTCTTCCGGTTCTGCTGGATCGTCGACTTCCCGATGTACGAGAAGGACGAGGAGACCGGCAAGACCGACTTCTCGCACAACCCGTTCTCCATGCCGCAGGGCGGCCTTGAGGCCCTGGAGACCCAGGACCCGCTGGACATCCTCGGCTGGCAGTACGACATCGTCTGCAACGGTGTCGAGCTGTCCTCCGGCGCCATCCGGAACCACGAGCCCGACATCATGCTCAAGGCCTTCGAGATCGCGGGCTACGACCGTGACACCGTCGAGGAGCAGTTCGCGGGCATGCTGCGCGCGTTCCGCTTCGGCGCCCCGCCGCACGGCGGTATCGCGCCGGGCGTCGACCGCATCGTCATGCTCCTCGCGGACGAGCCCAACATCCGCGAGACCATCGCCTTCCCGCTCAACGGCAACGCCCAGGACCTGATGATGGGCGCGCCGACGGAGCTGGAGGAGGCGCGGCTGAGGGAGCTGCACCTGTCGGTGCGGAAGTCGCAGCCGAAGTAG